A genomic segment from Malus domestica chromosome 05, GDT2T_hap1 encodes:
- the LOC114822918 gene encoding V-type proton ATPase subunit a3-like → MGECCPPMDLFRSEPMQLVQIIIPIESAHLTVSYLGDLGLLQFKDLNSDKSPFQRTYAAQIKRSAEMARKLRFFKEQMSKADLPPSKSARQVDVNVDDLEVKLGELEAELIEINSNDEKLQRSYNELLEYKLVLEKAGEFFHSAQSSAVLQQRENESRDISDESLDTPLLLEQETSTDPSKQVKLGFLTGLVPREKSLAFERILFRATRGNVFLRQTTVENPVTDPVSGEKVEKNVFVVFYSGERAKSKILKICDAFGANRYSFPDDLSRQSQMITEVSGRLSELKTTIDVGVLLRGRLLQTIGEHFEQWNLLVRKEKSIYHHLNMLSLDVTKKCLVAEGWSPVFASKQIQDALQRAAFDSNSQVGAIFQVLHTKEAPPTYFRTNKFTSSFQEIVDAYGVAKYQEANPAVYTIVTFPFLFAVMFGDWGHGICLLLATLYLIGREKKLSSQKLGDIMEMAFGGRYVILLMAIFSIYTGFIYNEFFSVPFELFGPSAYACRDLSCRDATTAGLIKVHPTYPFGLDPVWHGSRSELPFLNSLKMKMSIIIGVVQMNLGIMISYFNARFFQSNLNVWFQFVPQMIFLNSLFGYLSVLIVMKWWTGSKADLYHVMIYMFLSPTDELGENQLFNGQKTVQLVLLLSAFVAVPWMLFPKPFLLKKQHQDRHQGQSYALLEDTEESLQVNSNHDAHGHEEFEFSEVFVHQMIHTIEFVLGAVSNTASYLRLWALSLAHSELSSVFYDKVLLTAWGFNNWIILIVGLIVFVCATVGVLLLMETLSAFLHALRLHWVEFQNKFYEGDGYKFYPYSFALLDDEDE, encoded by the exons atgggagAATGCTGTCCTCCGATGGATCTGTTCAGGTCGGAGCCCATGCAGCTCGTCCAGATCATCATCCCCATCGAGTCTGCTCACCTCACCGTCTCTTATCTCGGCGACCTCGGCCTCCTCCAGTTCAAAGAC CTCAATTCAGACAAGAGCCCGTTTCAGAGGACATATGCTGCTCAG ATTAAAAGAAGTGCTGAGATGGCACGCAAATTACGTTTCTTTAAGGAGCAAATGTCAAAGGCAGATTTGCCTCCTTCAAAGTCTGCAAGACAAGTTGACGTCAATGTGGATGACCTTGAG GTAAAACTTGGTGAACTTGAGGCAGAGCTGATTGAAATAAATTCAAATGATGAAAAGTTGCAACGTTCATATAATGAACTCTTAGAATATAAGCTTGTTCTGGAAAAG GCTGGTGAGTTTTTTCACTCAGCTCAAAGCAGTGCTGTGTTGCAGCAGAGAGAAAATGAATCCCGTGATATAAGTGATGAATCCCTGGACACGCCTTTATTATTGGAGCAA GAAACATCAACCGATCCATCAAAGCAAGTTAAGTTGGGATTTCTCACTGGTCTTGTTCCTAGGGAAAAGTCTTTGGCATTTGAGAGGATTCTATTTCGAGCTACTAGGGGTAACGTTTTTCTGAGGCAGACTACTGTTGAGAATCCCGTGACTGACCCTGTCTCAGGAGAGAAG GTTGAGAAAAATGTTTTTGTGGTATTCTACTCTGGAGAAAGAGCAAAGAGCAAAATTCTTAAAATATGTGATGCCTTTGGAGCTAATCGATACTCTTTCCCTGACGACCTAAGTAGACAATCTCAGATGATTACTGAG GTTTCGGGAAGACTTTCAGAGCTAAAGACTACCATAGATGTTGGAGTGTTGCTTCGGGGACGTTTGTTACAGACTATTGGCGAGCATTTTGAGCAGTGGAACCTTTTG GTGAGGAAGGAGAAATCCATATACCACCATCTTAACATGCTTAGCCTTGATGTAACAAAAAAATGTCTTGTGGCTGAAGGGTGGAGTCCTGTTTTTGCATCAAAACAG ATCCAGGATGCATTGCAGCGGGCAGCATTTGATTCCAACTCACAAGTTGGAGCTATTTTCCAGGTTTTGCATACTAAGGAGGCACCACCTACCTATTTCCGTACAAACAAATTCACTTCTTCTTTTCAAGAAATTGTTGATGCATACGG GGTGGCTAAGTATCAAGAAGCAAATCCTGCTGTATATACTATCGTGACATTCCCATTTCTTTTTGCTGTCATGTTTGGTGATTGGGGACATGGAATATGTTTGTTACTTGCGACCTTATATCTAATAGGCAGGGAAAAGAAGCTTTCCAGTCAG AAGCTTGGAGACATCATGGAGATGGCCTTTGGTGGTCGTTACGTGATTTTGTTAATGGCAATTTTCTCAATCTACACAGGTTTTATCTATAATGAGTTTTTCTCTGTCCCGTTTGAACTGTTTGGTCCCTCAGCATATGCATGCCGTGATCTTTCTTGCAG AGATGCTACTACAGCTGGCTTGATCAAGGTGCATCCGACTTATCCATTTGGCCTGGATCCTGTATGGCATGGATCCCGCAGTGAGCTCCCATTCCTAAACTCATTGAAGATGAAAATGTCAATTATTATTGGCGTGGTCCAGATGAACCTAGGAATTATGATAAGTTATTTCAATGCCAGGTTCTTTCAAAGTaatttgaatgtttg GTTCCAGTTTGTACCCCAGATGATATTTTTAAACAGTCTATTTGGCTACTTGTCCGTTCTCATTGTTATGAAGTGGTGGACCGGTTCAAAAGCTGATCTCTACCACGTAATGATATACATGTTCCTAAGTCCTACAGACGAGCTAGGTGAAAATCAGCTTTTCAATGGTCAGAAAACAGTTCAG CTTGTGCTATTACTGTCGGCTTTTGTTGCTGTACCATGGATGCTGTTTCCAAAgccttttcttttgaagaagcaaCATCAAGAT CGGCATCAAGGTCAGTCCTACGCACTACTTGAGGATACCGAAGAGAGCTTGCAAGTGAATTCCAACCATGATGCCCATGGTCATGAGGAGTTTGAGTTCAGTGAAGTTTTCGTACATCAAATGATACACACAATAGAATTTGTACTTGGAGCAGTCTCAAATACAGCTTCGTACCTTCGTCTATGGGCTTTAAG TCTTGCTCATTCAGAGTTGTCCAGTGTGTTCTACGACAAGGTTCTCCTAACTGCCTGGGG GTTCAACAATTGGATTATACTCATAGTGGGTCTCATCGTCTTTGTGTGCGCCACTGTCGGTGTTTTACTACTGATGGAAACTCTCAGTGCTTTCCTTCATGCTCTTCGACTTCACTGGGTGGAATTCCAGAACAAGTTTTATGAAGGGGATGGTTACAAGTTCTATCCGTACTCGTTTGCATTGCTTGACGACGAGGATGAGTGA